The genomic window ACATTTTGAATACTAAATTTTGCGAGCTTTGCTCTGCGTAAAAATAGTCATCAAAGTAACTGTGGAAGTTACCGTCTTTTATAATGCTCTCTTTATTAGATTCTGCGCCTTCAGGATCGGACATTTGCAGATCTGAGTTAGACAGGATTGGTTGGAATTTTGTGAGGTCATAGGGTGCGATATGATCTTCATTGCTGCCATCATCGCCCTCGTCGCCACTTCCGTTGTCGTTATCACCGCCGTTATCGTTATCGCCGCCATTGCCGTCGTCATTATCGCTGTCGTCGTTGTCATCACCATCATCTGAGTCTGGTGGGGTCGGATCAACGTCACCTGGAGGGTTTGGGTCCACAGCGGGTGGTTGAGAGGAATCATCACTACCGCCACATCCGCTAATGATTGCGGCTAAGGCTAAAACTAAGAGTGTCTTATTCATTATTACTTTGAGATTAATTGAAATAGTAAAATCAAAGCATCGGATTTGTCATATTTTATGTCAAATTAGTGTCATAGAAACTGTGAGCTCATGCATGCTGTTGTTATTAAAAATGAGATCATGATGCAAGAAAGAAACAAATAAAAATGCGCTTCACTATTAATAATGAAGCGCATTTATAGAATGATGTTGTATTAGTATAAGAGCAAAGGCGAGGTTATTTTTTAATTTTAGCTTCGCGTTTAGTCAATTCCATTTCAAATTCATCTGGGTAGAGCACAATACCTTCGCCTTCTTGATCAGGAAAGACCACCAACGAAAGCTCATCATCTTCTAAACCATGTGTCCAACGGCTTTTCCATTTCGCAATAGAGATAGGCTCAGCGGTAAAACCTTCCCATTCACCGGTAGCCCACATTAGCGCATGCTCTTCCGATGGCCAGACTGGGACACATTCCTCATCTTCGGTATTGAGCATCACGCTACCGTGCTCATCAATTAGCAACCAGATTTTTTTATCGGTCGCAGCGGCTTTAAAAAAAAGATTAAAACGTTCTGATGGATCATTTGGAACATTAGGAGTGTTTGCAGAAGTCATAGGACGCCTTTGATATGCATGATTTGTTGCCTGCATTATACCGTCTTATGAATCAGTTTGTCTGCTTTGTGATGATATTTTAATAAAACTAAATTCAACAGGTTGTATATCATTAGTATTAAAAATAGGCGAGGTTAAGTTGCATAACGGTATATTGCGAAAGGAATGGTAAATACAGACTTATAATAACGGTGCTTCATTCTATATTAATAAACTATGCTTTAGTCACAATTCATACAATATTCAAATATTGTTCACGATAATTAAGTGGTTTATTTTAAAAATTATGATCTACCTCACGGAACTAGGTGTGATTGCGACGCGAAATAAGTGGTAACATTATTAGTAATACAATACGACATAGAGTGTAAATGCAATGATGACTTTAAAAACATTGGGTACTTCTAAAGGCAAGAAAGCAGCGTTAGGTGCTGTTGCCTTAGTAGCTGCGCTGACAATGACTGCATGTTCAAATGTAGCGCCGAATACTGCTCCAAAAACTAAAGCGCCTTCAGACAACTTTGACCTACTAGGTTGGACAGTAAGTGTACCTATCGATTCTGATGGTGATGGCAAATCTGACCAAATTAAAGAAAAAGAACTAGCAGCAGGTTACTCTGACGCTAACTACTTCTACTTGGCAGAAGATGGCGGCATGGTATTTAAAGCGCCAGTAAAAGGTGCTAAAACATCTAAAAACACTACTTACACTCGTTCAGAATTACGTGAAATGATTCGCCGTGGTAACACTCAATATAAAACAAAAGGTGTTGGCGGTAACAACTGGGTATTCTCAACGGCTCCTCAAGCAGACCAAAAAGCAGCTGGTGGTGTTGACGGTACTCTAGAAGCAACTCTAGCCGTTAACCACGTAACAACTACAGGTAAAAACTGGCAGGTTGGTCGTGTGATCATCGGTCAAATCCACTCAAACAACAACGAACCAATTCGTTTGTACTACCGTAAACTGCCACAAAACGAAACCGGTTCTATCTACTTTGCGCACGAACCACGTAAAGCGTTTGGTAAAGAAACTTGGCACAACATCATCGGTAACTCACTACCTGATTACTGGCACCAAGATGCAACACCAACAGAGCCTACAGACGGTATCAAACTTAACGAGAAATTCAGCTACCGTATTCAAGTTAAAGGTAACGAGCTTTCTGTAACTATCATGCGTGATGGTAAAAAAGACCTTGTTAAAACAGTCGACATGTCTGAGAGTGGCTTCGGTGAAGGCGGTCAATACATGTACTTTAAAGCGGGCGTTTACAACCAAAACAAATCTGGCGATGCAGACGACTACGCACAAGCAACTTTCTACAAGCTTAACGTAACTCACTAATCGAAACGTCACTCGCAACTAGCGATTATGTTTTTGATTTAACGATGTTTTAACTGTGTTTCAATATCGTTTTATAGATTCAAATCCCTTGCTTATGTAAGGGATTTTTTTTGCCTAGCACTTTTTAGGA from Vibrio neonatus includes these protein-coding regions:
- a CDS encoding DUF2750 domain-containing protein, with protein sequence MTSANTPNVPNDPSERFNLFFKAAATDKKIWLLIDEHGSVMLNTEDEECVPVWPSEEHALMWATGEWEGFTAEPISIAKWKSRWTHGLEDDELSLVVFPDQEGEGIVLYPDEFEMELTKREAKIKK
- a CDS encoding polysaccharide lyase family 7 protein; its protein translation is MMTLKTLGTSKGKKAALGAVALVAALTMTACSNVAPNTAPKTKAPSDNFDLLGWTVSVPIDSDGDGKSDQIKEKELAAGYSDANYFYLAEDGGMVFKAPVKGAKTSKNTTYTRSELREMIRRGNTQYKTKGVGGNNWVFSTAPQADQKAAGGVDGTLEATLAVNHVTTTGKNWQVGRVIIGQIHSNNNEPIRLYYRKLPQNETGSIYFAHEPRKAFGKETWHNIIGNSLPDYWHQDATPTEPTDGIKLNEKFSYRIQVKGNELSVTIMRDGKKDLVKTVDMSESGFGEGGQYMYFKAGVYNQNKSGDADDYAQATFYKLNVTH